A stretch of Salvelinus alpinus chromosome 4, SLU_Salpinus.1, whole genome shotgun sequence DNA encodes these proteins:
- the slu7 gene encoding pre-mRNA-splicing factor SLU7 has translation MPEEEEAATAATSADGVVGLEEPKKMTREDWRKKKELEEQRKLGNAPAEVDEEGKDINPHIPQYISSVPWYIDPSKRPTLKHQRPQEERQQQFSSIEEWYRRGVQEKAISTKFRKGACDNCGAMTHKKKDCLERPRKVGAKFTGNGMAPDEHSQISLDLDYDGKRDRWNGYDPEDHMRIVEEYAKVDQAKQTLKSQKLHEELASGKLTDQASSSRKWDDGERTQEQNSEDEDEDKYADDIDMPGQNFDSKRRITVRNLRIREDIAKYLRNLDPDSAYYDPKTRAMRENPYQNTGMVPEDVGFAGDNFVRYSGDTVTMAQTQLFAWEAYDKGSEVHLQADPTKLELLHQSFKVKKEDFKDKQKETILDKYGGEEHLDAPPRELLLAQTEDYVEYSRHGAVLKGQEKAVARSKYEEDVLIQNHACIWGSYWREGCWGFKCCHSMVKQSYCTGEAGIKTTSSSACVPFEEGLEQEEEEEPRTLLEMHREKLKEKKKKKQKKQKKKKHGSDSSDSEEDEEKKKQKLNKALAAEDVRLKQVEEMMKVDERKRKYNSLQEIKEPTEEEMEAFRMKRSREDDPMANFLELGQ, from the exons ATGCCGGAGGAAGAAGAGGCAGCGACGGCTGCGACCAGCGCCGATGGGGTGGTGGGTCTGGAAGAACCCAAGAAGATGACCAGAGAggattggaggaagaagaaggagttAGAGGAACAGAGAAAACTGGGAAATGCTCCTGCTGAGGTAGATGAAGAGGGAAA GGACATCAACCCTCACATTCCCCAGTACATCTCCTCAGTGCCCTGGTACATCGACCCCTCTAAGAGACCCACCTTAAAGCACCAGAGGCCCCAGGAGGAGAGGCAACAACAGTTCTCCTCCATCGAGGAGTGGTACAGGAGAGGGGTGCAAGAG aAAGCCATCAGCACCAAGTTCAGAAAGGGAGCTTGTGATAACTGCGGTGCTATGACACACAAGAAGAAGGACTGCTTGGAG CGGCCCAGAAAGGTGGGGGCAAAGTTCACAGGTAACGGCATGGCCCCCGACGAACACAGCCAGATCTCTCTGGATCTGGACTACGATGGGAAGAGGGACCGCTGGAACGGCTACGACCCTGAGGATCACATGCGTATTGTGGAGGAGTACGCCAAAGTAGACCAGGCCAAACAAACACTGAAATCTCAGAAACTCCATGAGGAGTTGGCTTCAGGGAAACTCACGGACCAAGCA AGCTCCTCAAGAAAGTGGGATGATGGCGAACGCACACAGGAGCAAAACAGTGAGGATGAGGATGAAGATAAGTACGCTGATGACATCGACATGCCGGGACAGAACTTTGACTCCAAGAGACGAATCACAGTCAGAAACCTGCGTATCAGAGAAGACATCGCTAAG TACTTGAGAAATCTGGATCCAGACTCTGCTTACTACGACCCCAAGACTCGAGCCATGAGAGAGAACCCCTACCAGAACACTGGCATGGTTCCTGAAGA TGTGGGGTTCGCAGGAGACAACTTTGTACGTTACTCTGGAGACACCGTCACCATGGCACAGACACAGC tctTTGCGTGGGAGGCCTATGATAAGGGCTCTGAGGTGCACCTCCAGGCCGACCCCACCAAGCTGGAGCTGCTGCACCAGTCCTTCAAGGTCAAGAAGGAGGATTTCAAGGACAAACAGAAGGAGACTATCCTGGATAAG tacgGGGGTGAGGAGCACCTGGACGCCCCCCCCAGAGAGCTGCTGCTGGCCCAGACTGAGGACTACGTGGAGTACAGTCGTCACGGTGCCGTGTTGAAGGGACAGGAGAAGGCTGTGGCACGCTCCAAATACGAAGAGGACGTACTCATCCAGAACCACGCG TGTATCTGGGGGTCGTACTGGAGAGAAGGCTGCTGGGGCTTCAAGTGCTGCCACTCCATGGTCAAACAGAGCTACTGCACCGGAGAGGCTGGCATCAAAACTACA AGCTCCTCGGCCTGTGTTCCGTTTGAGGAGGGACttgagcaggaggaagaggaggagcctaGGACTCTACTGGAGATGCACAGAGAGAAActtaaagagaagaagaagaagaagcagaagaagcagaagaagaagaagcacgGCTCAGACAGCAGCGACTctgaggaagatgaggagaagaAGAAACAGAAACTGAACAAG gcCCTGGCTGCAGAGGACGTGCGTCTGAAGCAGGTAGAGGAGATGATGAAAGtggatgagaggaagaggaagtaCAACAGCCTGCAGGAGATCAAGGAGCCCacggaggaggagatggaggcctTCAGGATGAAACGCTCCAGGGAAGACGACCCCATGGCCAACTTCCTGGAGCTGGGCCAGTGA